Proteins from a genomic interval of Drosophila willistoni isolate 14030-0811.24 chromosome 2L unlocalized genomic scaffold, UCI_dwil_1.1 Seg139, whole genome shotgun sequence:
- the LOC111519023 gene encoding elongation of very long chain fatty acids protein F-like, producing MLEIFNIPHADPLNLPMIQGIGPVSIITGLYLVFILRLGRWFMEKRQPYQLREILKFYNLFQVAYNGMIFLMAVSVIMIYKPYKFSCMAPLPLEHDGKKWERILGYAYYINKYIDFLDTIFFVLRKKYKQITILHITHHAAMPIISYLTLRMIGYGGLPVSFVILNTFVHAVMYSYYYLASQNPNLSKSIGWKKYITRLQIVQFILGLSHIFWTLQQEDCNVSNNMINVFIASGIFLIAMFSNFYIRTYVFSKSK from the exons ATGTTGGAAATTTTCAATATACCTCATGCAG ATCCATTGAATTTGCCCATGATTCAAGGCATTGGTCCTGTCTCCATCATAACAGGCCTATATCTAGTCTTTATCCTAAGACTAGGCAGATGGTTTATGGAAAAACGTCAACCTTATCAATTGCGTGAAATTCTTAAGTTTTACAATCTATTTCAAGTGGCCTACAATGGCATGATTTTCTTAATG GCAGTGTCAGTGATTATGATTTACAAACCCTATAAATTTAGTTGTATGGCTCCTTTACCCTTGGAGCATGACGGAAAAAAATGGGAACGTATTCTCGGATATGCCTACTACATTAACAAATACATCGACTTCTTGGACACAATATTCTTTGTGCTGCGcaagaaatacaaacaaatcACCATTCTTCACATTACTCATCATGCAGCAATGCCAATAATCTCGTATTTAACGCTGCGAATGATAGGCTATGGAGGCTTGCCAGTGAGTTTTGTTATACTCAACACTTTTGTTCATGCGGTCATGTATAGCTACTACTATCTGGCATCACAGAACCCTAACTTAAGCAAAAGTATTGggtggaaaaaatatataaccaGACTGCAGATCGTCCAGTTCATTCTCGGACTTAGCCACATCTTTTGGACATTGCAACAAGAGGACTGCAATGTAAGTAATAATATGATCAATGTATTCATTGCATCAGGAATATTTTTGATTGCCATGTTTAGCAATTTCTATATAAGAACTTATGTTTTTTCaaaatcgaaataa
- the LOC6638229 gene encoding elongation of very long chain fatty acids protein F-like, which yields MLDILNIPHADPINLPLTQGFGFPLIITGLYLVFILKLGRWFMEKRQPYQLRGILKFYNLFQVAYNGIYVLTAVTIILSYRPYRFSCLAPLPLDHEAKHWEYFLGYTYYINKYIDFLDTIFFVLRKKYKQITILHIVHHAAMPIASYLTLRVNGYGGMPAVVCMANTFVHTLMYSYYYLSSQYPNSSKILWWKKYITKLQLAQFIGILIHIFWTLQQEDCYSKNK from the exons CATGCAG ATCCCATTAATCTGCCTTTAACACAAGGTTTTGGCTTCCCTCTAATCATAACGGGCCTTTACCTAGTCTTTATCCTAAAACTAGGCAGATGGTTTATGGAAAAGCGACAACCTTATCAATTGCGTGGCATTCTTAAGTTTTACAATCTCTTTCAAGTTGCCTACAATGGCATATATGTGCTTACT GCTGTGACTATTATATTATCCTACAGACCCTACAGATTTAGTTGTTTGGCTCCTTTACCCTTGGATCACGAGGCAAAACATTGGGAATATTTTCTAGGATACACCTATTACATTAACAAGTACATCGACTTCTTGGATACAATATTCTTCGTCCTGCGcaagaaatacaaacaaatcACAATTCTGCACATTGTCCATCATGCAGCGATGCCCATTGCGTCGTACTTAACCCTGCGAGTCAATGGCTATGGCGGCATGCCGGCAGTTGTTTGCATGGCCAACACCTTTGTCCATACCCTAATGTATAGCTACTACTATCTGTCTTCACAATATCCTAATTCAAGCAAGATTCTGTggtggaaaaaatatataaccaAGTTGCAGTTAGCTCAGTTCATTGGCATACTTATCCACATCTTTTGGACATTACAACAGGAGGACTGCTAT TCAAAGAACaaataa